From Erwinia pyri, a single genomic window includes:
- a CDS encoding methyl-accepting chemotaxis protein — protein sequence MFKRIRVVTGLVSVLVLFALLQLGTGGLFFSTVKNDKDNFAFNQQLRTLQQAMGTSWVSLVQARNTLNRAGIRYLQDASQTGAGATVAELMTQAQEDLGNADKSLAVFNANLSEKGKSAENVKRLQADYQQLHDALGELIVAMQAGRFAEFVAQPTQSYQDQFEKTYNEWLETNNQLTANGVEANQKAYQQTLWLLLAVLIITLTVITLAWSGIYKILLRPLKTNIDHIRHIASGDLTQSIESHGRNEMTQLADSLRDMQQALVRTVTDVRDGSDAIYTGASEISAGNNDLSSRTEQQAASLEQTAASMEQLTATVKQNAENARQASQLALSASETAQKGGKVVDGVVKTMNEIAGSSKKIADITSVIDGIAFQTNILALNAAVEAARAGEQGRGFAVVAGEVRNLAQRSAQAAKEIKGLIEDSVARVDTGSVLVESAGETMADIVSAVTRVTDIMGEIASASDEQSKGIDQVGTAVTEMDRVTQQNASLVEESATAAAALEQQASRLTQAVAVFRIRKENVIQAVNSSKANKNPLLKPAAALPKALAAPASNDNWETF from the coding sequence ATGTTCAAGCGTATAAGGGTTGTTACCGGCCTCGTCAGCGTGCTGGTGCTGTTTGCACTGCTGCAGCTGGGTACGGGCGGGTTGTTTTTCAGTACGGTCAAAAATGACAAAGACAATTTTGCCTTCAATCAGCAGTTGCGGACGTTGCAGCAGGCGATGGGGACATCCTGGGTTTCACTGGTGCAGGCGCGCAATACGCTGAACCGTGCCGGGATACGTTATCTGCAGGATGCCAGCCAGACGGGCGCGGGTGCCACGGTGGCAGAACTGATGACCCAGGCGCAGGAAGATCTCGGCAATGCGGATAAATCGCTGGCGGTGTTTAACGCTAATTTGTCAGAAAAGGGCAAATCGGCTGAAAACGTCAAGAGACTGCAGGCCGATTATCAACAGCTGCACGATGCGTTAGGTGAGCTGATAGTGGCGATGCAGGCCGGGCGCTTTGCTGAATTTGTCGCCCAGCCGACCCAGAGTTATCAGGACCAGTTCGAGAAAACCTATAACGAGTGGCTGGAGACCAATAACCAGCTCACTGCCAACGGCGTCGAAGCCAACCAGAAAGCGTATCAGCAGACGTTGTGGCTGCTGCTGGCCGTGCTGATTATCACGCTGACGGTGATTACACTGGCCTGGAGCGGTATCTACAAAATTCTGCTGCGTCCGTTAAAAACCAATATCGATCATATCCGTCATATCGCCAGCGGCGATCTGACGCAGTCTATTGAATCGCATGGCCGCAACGAGATGACGCAGCTTGCCGACAGCCTGCGTGATATGCAGCAGGCGCTGGTGCGTACGGTAACCGATGTGCGCGACGGCTCTGACGCTATCTATACCGGTGCCAGTGAAATCTCCGCAGGCAATAACGACCTCTCTTCCCGGACCGAACAGCAGGCTGCCTCGCTGGAGCAAACGGCGGCCAGCATGGAGCAGCTCACCGCGACCGTGAAGCAGAACGCCGAAAACGCCCGTCAGGCTTCACAGCTGGCGCTGAGCGCCTCTGAGACAGCGCAAAAAGGGGGCAAGGTAGTGGATGGCGTGGTGAAAACCATGAATGAGATCGCCGGCAGCTCGAAAAAGATCGCCGATATTACCAGCGTGATCGACGGGATCGCCTTCCAGACCAATATCCTGGCGCTGAACGCCGCCGTTGAAGCTGCCCGTGCGGGTGAGCAGGGGCGTGGCTTTGCGGTAGTGGCTGGCGAAGTGCGTAACCTTGCGCAGCGCAGTGCCCAGGCAGCGAAAGAAATTAAAGGACTGATTGAGGATTCCGTAGCCCGCGTTGATACCGGTTCCGTGCTGGTAGAGAGCGCCGGTGAAACCATGGCGGATATCGTCAGTGCGGTCACGCGCGTGACGGACATCATGGGTGAAATCGCCTCTGCGTCAGATGAGCAGAGCAAAGGGATAGACCAGGTTGGTACCGCCGTGACGGAGATGGACCGGGTAACGCAGCAGAACGCCTCGCTGGTGGAAGAGTCCGCTACAGCCGCTGCTGCGCTGGAACAGCAGGCCAGCCGACTCACTCAGGCGGTCGCGGTGTTCAGAATTCGTAAAGAAAATGTCATCCAGGCCGTTAATAGCAGTAAGGCAAATAAAAACCCACTTTTGAAGCCGGCAGCAGCCTTACCGAAAGCGCTTGCCGCGCCTGCTTCAAATGATAATTGGGAAACGTTCTGA
- the cheY gene encoding chemotaxis response regulator CheY produces the protein MVDKNMRFLVVDDFNTMRRIVRNLLKELGFNNVDEAEDGVDALNKLRAGGFDFVVSDWNMPNMDGLELLKTIRADAAMSKLPVLMVTAEAKKENIIAAAQAGASGYVVKPFTAATLEEKLGKIFEKLGM, from the coding sequence ATGGTTGATAAAAATATGCGGTTTCTGGTGGTCGACGACTTCAATACGATGCGTCGTATCGTCCGTAACCTCCTGAAAGAGCTCGGCTTCAACAACGTTGATGAAGCGGAAGATGGTGTGGATGCCCTGAACAAACTGCGCGCAGGCGGCTTTGATTTCGTGGTCTCCGACTGGAACATGCCCAACATGGACGGCCTGGAACTGCTGAAGACCATTCGTGCGGATGCGGCGATGAGCAAGCTACCGGTGCTGATGGTCACGGCGGAAGCCAAGAAAGAGAATATTATTGCGGCTGCTCAGGCTGGTGCCAGCGGCTACGTCGTTAAACCTTTTACTGCAGCGACCCTTGAAGAGAAGTTAGGCAAGATCTTCGAAAAGCTGGGTATGTAA
- the cheW gene encoding chemotaxis protein CheW has translation MTGMATVTKLAGETVGQEFLVFTLGDEEYGIDILKVQEIRGYDQVTRIANTPSFIKGVTNLRGVIVPIIDLRIKFAQPDVDYNENTVVIVLNLVQRVVGIVVDGVSDVLSLTTDQIRPSPEFAVTMSTEYLTGLGALGDRMLILVDIEKLLNSEEMALVDVLRSA, from the coding sequence ATGACTGGAATGGCAACTGTCACTAAACTTGCTGGCGAAACCGTAGGCCAGGAGTTCCTGGTGTTTACGCTGGGTGACGAAGAGTATGGCATTGATATTTTGAAGGTGCAGGAGATCCGTGGTTACGACCAGGTGACCCGTATTGCCAACACTCCTTCATTTATCAAAGGTGTGACTAACCTGCGCGGCGTTATCGTGCCAATCATCGACCTGCGCATTAAGTTTGCGCAGCCGGATGTGGATTATAACGAAAACACCGTGGTGATCGTGCTGAATCTGGTGCAGCGCGTGGTGGGCATCGTAGTGGATGGCGTCTCTGACGTGCTTTCGCTGACTACCGATCAGATCCGTCCTTCTCCGGAGTTCGCGGTCACCATGTCTACCGAATACCTGACCGGTCTCGGCGCACTGGGCGACCGTATGCTGATCCTGGTGGATATTGAGAAACTGCTGAACAGCGAAGAGATGGCGCTGGTGGACGTGCTGCGCAGCGCCTGA
- a CDS encoding protein-glutamate methylesterase/protein-glutamine glutaminase — protein sequence MGKIRVLCVDDSALMRQLMTEIINSHADMEMVASAPDPLVARDLIKEFNPDVLTLDVEMPRMDGLDFLEKLMRLRPMPVVMVSSLTGKGSEVTLRALELGAVDFVTKPSLGIREGMLAYSQMIADKVRAASRAKLHVRGPQATPVMLKAGPLLSSEKLIAIGASTGGTEAIRHVLQPLPATSPALLITQHMPPGFTRSFAERLNKLCQITVKEAEDGERILPGHAYIAPGAMHLELARSGANYQVKLNEGPPVNRHKPSVDVLFKSVAQHAGRNAVGVILTGMGNDGAAGLLAMNKAGAWTIAQNEASCVVFGMPREAIALGGASEVVDLHQISQHMLTKISAGQALRI from the coding sequence ATGGGAAAAATCAGAGTGTTATGCGTAGATGATTCTGCGCTGATGCGTCAGTTGATGACGGAAATCATAAACAGCCATGCAGATATGGAGATGGTGGCTTCGGCGCCAGACCCGCTGGTGGCAAGGGATTTGATCAAAGAGTTTAACCCGGACGTGCTGACGCTGGATGTGGAAATGCCGCGTATGGACGGACTCGATTTCCTGGAAAAGCTGATGCGCTTGCGGCCTATGCCGGTGGTGATGGTCTCTTCCCTGACCGGTAAAGGCTCGGAAGTCACGCTTCGCGCGCTGGAGCTGGGTGCGGTCGATTTTGTCACTAAACCGTCGCTGGGCATCCGTGAAGGGATGCTGGCTTACAGCCAGATGATAGCGGACAAAGTGCGCGCCGCCTCCAGAGCCAAGCTGCACGTGCGCGGGCCACAGGCCACGCCGGTAATGCTGAAAGCGGGGCCGCTGCTGAGCAGTGAAAAGCTGATAGCTATTGGCGCTTCGACCGGCGGTACGGAAGCGATCAGGCATGTGCTGCAACCGTTACCCGCCACCAGCCCGGCACTGCTGATTACGCAGCACATGCCGCCAGGCTTTACCCGCTCTTTTGCCGAGCGGCTGAACAAGCTCTGCCAGATCACGGTGAAAGAGGCGGAAGATGGCGAGCGTATTCTGCCCGGCCACGCCTACATTGCGCCAGGCGCAATGCATCTGGAACTGGCAAGAAGCGGCGCCAACTATCAGGTCAAGCTGAATGAAGGACCGCCGGTCAACCGTCATAAACCGTCGGTGGACGTGCTGTTTAAATCAGTAGCGCAGCACGCAGGACGAAACGCCGTTGGCGTGATTCTGACCGGGATGGGTAACGACGGTGCCGCAGGTCTGCTGGCCATGAACAAAGCGGGCGCCTGGACTATCGCCCAGAACGAAGCAAGTTGTGTCGTATTTGGCATGCCACGAGAGGCAATTGCCCTCGGGGGAGCCAGTGAAGTGGTGGATCTTCACCAAATCAGTCAGCACATGCTGACCAAAATTAGCGCCGGACAGGCATTACGTATTTAA
- a CDS encoding methyl-accepting chemotaxis protein, whose product MFTRIKVVTSLLLVLLVFGSMQLISGGLFIRALTSDKDNFSIAQTSSDNVAAFTDAWIALNQTRITLNRGMLRLQSETADSINSASLTDISEQGKSLLADADKYYTKYKNLPNTKGLAPVVISNLESNYDAYSKALSQMLDLLGNKQLTEMFKLNIEQKQNDMQTAYTAWRNAQSVITVQGVADNEAAYNTMLWVIGAVMVLVVTLIALCWVGLRKVLITPLQTSISHITHIAGGDLTHTIEVEGRNEMAQLAASLQAMQQALVRTVSDVRDGSDAIYTGASEIAAGNNDLSARTEQQAASLEETAASMEQLTATVKQNAENARQASQLALSASETAMKGGKVVDGVVKTMSDIAGSSKKIADITSVIDGIAFQTNILALNAAVEAARAGEQGRGFAVVAGEVRNLAQRSAQAAKEIKSLIEDSVTRVNSGTALVGTAGETMADIVSAVTRVTDIMGEIASASDEQSKGIDQVGTAVTEMDRVTQQNASLVEESATAAAALEDQASRLTQAVAVFRVRKEQGIKPALRTPALIRPAQATARKAAAPVASEGNWETF is encoded by the coding sequence ATGTTTACACGCATCAAAGTGGTCACCAGTCTGCTGTTAGTGCTGCTGGTCTTCGGTTCCATGCAGCTGATCTCCGGCGGTCTGTTTATTCGCGCACTGACCAGCGATAAAGACAATTTCTCCATTGCACAAACCTCCAGTGACAACGTGGCGGCATTTACCGACGCATGGATTGCGCTGAACCAGACCCGTATCACGCTAAACCGCGGCATGCTGCGCCTGCAGAGCGAAACGGCTGACAGCATCAACAGCGCCTCTCTGACCGATATCAGCGAACAGGGTAAAAGTTTACTGGCGGATGCGGATAAATATTATACAAAATATAAAAACCTTCCCAACACCAAAGGACTGGCTCCGGTAGTGATTTCCAACCTGGAAAGCAACTACGATGCTTACTCAAAAGCGCTGTCGCAGATGCTGGATCTGCTGGGCAATAAACAGCTTACCGAGATGTTCAAGCTGAACATTGAGCAGAAGCAAAACGACATGCAGACGGCCTATACCGCCTGGCGTAATGCGCAGAGCGTGATCACCGTGCAGGGCGTGGCGGATAACGAAGCGGCCTATAACACTATGCTGTGGGTGATCGGTGCGGTGATGGTACTGGTGGTGACATTGATTGCGCTCTGCTGGGTTGGTCTGCGTAAAGTGCTGATCACGCCGCTGCAAACCAGCATTAGCCATATCACTCATATCGCAGGCGGCGACCTGACGCACACGATTGAAGTGGAAGGCCGTAATGAAATGGCGCAGCTGGCAGCCAGCCTGCAGGCGATGCAGCAGGCGCTGGTGCGTACCGTCAGCGATGTGCGCGACGGCTCTGACGCTATCTATACCGGCGCCAGCGAAATTGCCGCAGGGAATAACGATCTTTCTGCCCGTACCGAACAGCAGGCCGCTTCGCTGGAAGAGACCGCTGCCAGCATGGAGCAGCTGACTGCCACCGTGAAGCAGAATGCGGAAAACGCCCGTCAGGCGTCCCAGCTGGCGCTCAGCGCCTCTGAAACGGCAATGAAAGGCGGAAAAGTGGTGGATGGCGTGGTGAAAACCATGAGCGATATCGCCGGAAGTTCCAAAAAAATTGCTGATATTACCAGCGTGATCGACGGCATTGCTTTCCAGACCAACATCCTGGCACTGAACGCCGCGGTAGAAGCCGCACGTGCCGGTGAGCAGGGCCGTGGGTTTGCCGTGGTAGCAGGTGAAGTGCGCAATCTGGCTCAGCGCAGCGCACAGGCAGCGAAAGAGATCAAAAGCCTGATCGAAGACTCGGTTACTCGCGTAAACAGCGGCACCGCCCTGGTAGGGACAGCGGGTGAAACGATGGCGGATATCGTCAGCGCTGTTACTCGCGTGACTGACATCATGGGCGAAATCGCCTCTGCGTCAGATGAGCAGAGCAAAGGCATTGACCAGGTTGGCACCGCCGTAACTGAGATGGATCGCGTGACGCAGCAGAACGCCTCGCTGGTGGAAGAGTCAGCTACCGCCGCCGCCGCGCTGGAAGATCAGGCGAGCCGTCTGACCCAGGCTGTTGCCGTATTCCGCGTGCGTAAAGAGCAGGGCATCAAGCCAGCGCTGCGAACGCCCGCTCTCATCCGTCCGGCTCAGGCCACGGCGCGTAAGGCCGCTGCGCCTGTCGCCTCAGAAGGCAACTGGGAAACCTTTTAA
- a CDS encoding methyl-accepting chemotaxis protein translates to MVSRIRISTAIFFLLGLFCLMQIVGSGLSFNSFRLDARNLQEVEVSSNQREALGETWAALLSARVTLSRAGTRAALSLPRDQVTSLMSKAQEDLNTADKAFKQFDAIPVVTPEGVELKKSMTGVYNDYAHELSQLIAYLQNYQLQDFLDSPTQGVQNKFQVQYNRWMKHIDVLREHTNQASEGFYNQSKVIFAMAVLLSVLVTLGGVWWVRKAVVAPLSRMRGHFERIASGNLGGTIEAHGRNELSQLFMSLQAMQRSLAETVSSVRDGTNAMQTGIREIASGNNDLSSRTEQQAASLAETAASMEQLTATVTGNAENARQASQLAKEASTTAHKGGTLTSKVVTTMSEIASSSKKIGDITGVIDGIAFQTNILALNAAVEAARAGEQGRGFAVVAGEVRNLAQRSAQAAKEIKALIEASVNRVDQGAELVASAGETMEEIVQSVTRVNDIMGEIASASDEQRRGIEQVAQAVSQMDQVTQQNAALVEEAAAATEALEAQAEHLTNAVTRFSLDAGDALTGLDRHTGNIAVF, encoded by the coding sequence ATGGTTAGTCGTATTCGTATCTCTACCGCAATCTTCTTTTTGCTGGGGCTGTTTTGTCTGATGCAAATTGTGGGCAGCGGGCTGTCGTTTAACTCGTTCCGTCTGGATGCCCGCAATTTACAGGAAGTGGAAGTAAGCAGTAACCAGCGTGAAGCGCTGGGAGAAACCTGGGCCGCCTTACTGAGCGCCCGCGTGACGCTGAGCCGTGCGGGAACCCGCGCCGCGCTGAGCTTACCGCGCGATCAGGTCACAAGTTTGATGAGTAAGGCTCAGGAAGATCTGAATACTGCCGATAAAGCTTTTAAGCAATTCGATGCTATCCCGGTGGTAACCCCGGAAGGCGTCGAACTGAAGAAGTCGATGACCGGTGTTTATAACGATTACGCGCATGAACTTTCGCAACTGATCGCTTACCTGCAGAACTATCAGCTGCAGGACTTCCTGGATTCGCCCACGCAGGGCGTTCAGAACAAGTTTCAGGTGCAGTACAACCGCTGGATGAAGCATATCGATGTGCTGCGTGAGCATACTAATCAGGCGAGTGAAGGTTTTTATAATCAGTCAAAAGTGATCTTTGCCATGGCGGTGCTGCTCTCGGTGCTGGTCACGCTCGGTGGGGTCTGGTGGGTTCGCAAGGCGGTGGTTGCGCCTCTCTCCAGGATGCGCGGTCATTTTGAACGCATCGCTTCTGGTAACCTGGGCGGCACAATCGAGGCGCATGGGCGCAACGAGCTGAGCCAGTTGTTTATGAGTTTACAGGCGATGCAGCGCTCGCTGGCGGAAACGGTGAGCAGCGTGCGGGATGGGACGAATGCGATGCAAACCGGCATTCGTGAGATCGCTTCGGGCAACAATGATTTGTCCTCCCGTACCGAGCAGCAGGCGGCGTCCCTGGCAGAAACAGCGGCCAGCATGGAGCAGCTAACGGCGACAGTAACCGGCAATGCCGAGAATGCCCGTCAGGCTTCTCAGCTGGCGAAAGAGGCTTCAACCACCGCACACAAAGGCGGCACGCTGACCAGCAAGGTGGTCACCACCATGAGTGAGATTGCCAGCAGCTCGAAGAAAATTGGCGATATCACCGGCGTGATTGATGGCATTGCGTTTCAGACCAATATCCTGGCGCTGAATGCGGCGGTGGAAGCGGCCCGCGCGGGTGAGCAGGGCAGAGGGTTTGCCGTGGTCGCTGGCGAAGTTCGCAACCTGGCGCAGCGCAGCGCGCAGGCAGCAAAAGAGATTAAAGCGCTGATTGAAGCCTCGGTTAATCGCGTCGATCAGGGCGCAGAACTGGTCGCCTCGGCTGGCGAAACGATGGAAGAGATCGTGCAGTCCGTCACCCGCGTGAACGACATCATGGGTGAGATTGCTTCGGCATCGGACGAGCAGCGCCGGGGCATTGAGCAGGTCGCTCAGGCGGTCAGCCAGATGGATCAGGTGACACAACAGAACGCCGCGCTGGTAGAGGAAGCGGCAGCAGCCACAGAAGCCCTTGAAGCACAAGCCGAACACCTGACGAACGCAGTGACGAGATTTTCACTGGACGCGGGGGATGCGCTAACAGGTCTGGATCGGCATACAGGGAATATAGCTGTGTTTTAA
- the cheR gene encoding protein-glutamate O-methyltransferase CheR produces the protein MKKSTLLAPQENATLLSQMVQRLPLSDTHFKRISQLIYQRAGIVLADHKREMVYNRLVRRLRMLGIDDFGRYLALLESDSNSPEWQAFINSLTTNLTAFFREAHHFPILADHAKRRSGSFNVWCAAASTGEEPYSIAMTLSETLGAGPGKFQVHASDIDTQVLEKALSGVYRQEELRTLSPQQLQKFFFRGTGPHSGMVRVRPELANSITFAQLNLLGNEWALPGPFDAIFCRNVMIYFDKETQEKILRRFVPMLKPGGILFAGHSENFSQISKEFYLRGQTVYGLTKER, from the coding sequence ATGAAAAAATCGACGTTGTTAGCACCGCAGGAGAACGCCACGCTGCTGTCCCAGATGGTTCAGCGCCTGCCGTTATCCGATACGCACTTTAAGCGTATCAGTCAGTTGATCTACCAGCGCGCTGGCATCGTTCTCGCCGATCATAAGCGAGAAATGGTTTACAACCGCCTGGTTCGCCGCTTGCGGATGTTAGGCATAGACGATTTTGGTCGTTACCTTGCGCTGCTGGAGAGCGATTCCAACAGCCCGGAGTGGCAGGCTTTTATTAACTCGCTGACCACTAACCTGACGGCGTTTTTCCGCGAGGCGCACCACTTCCCGATTCTGGCAGACCATGCCAAACGGCGCAGCGGCAGCTTTAACGTCTGGTGTGCGGCAGCGTCGACTGGCGAGGAGCCTTACTCCATCGCCATGACGCTGAGCGAGACGCTGGGAGCAGGTCCGGGCAAGTTTCAGGTACATGCCAGTGACATTGACACGCAGGTGCTGGAGAAGGCGTTGTCCGGCGTCTATCGCCAGGAAGAGCTACGTACGCTCTCGCCTCAGCAGCTGCAAAAGTTCTTTTTCCGTGGCACCGGCCCGCATTCAGGCATGGTCAGAGTCCGGCCGGAGCTGGCGAACAGCATTACCTTTGCGCAGCTCAATCTGCTGGGCAATGAGTGGGCGCTGCCGGGACCGTTTGACGCCATATTTTGTCGCAATGTCATGATCTATTTCGATAAAGAGACGCAGGAAAAGATTTTAAGGCGCTTTGTCCCCATGCTGAAACCCGGCGGGATCCTGTTTGCCGGACATTCAGAGAACTTTAGCCAGATCAGTAAAGAGTTTTATCTGCGCGGCCAGACAGTCTACGGACTGACTAAGGAAAGATAA